One window from the genome of Deltaproteobacteria bacterium encodes:
- a CDS encoding U32 family peptidase, whose product MLILSPADKASEVPALVSAGAEELYAGYVPPYWSDAFGPVVSCNRRSYEEANAGSLDELFALVHQAAVLDVPVHVALNASPIPDDMIPPLVGTAGELAAGGVRGVIVSDLALLLSLRDAKFRRLSLHASTLFSAFNGMTVAFLRRAGADRVILARELSTADIAAMAPLAGEARLEVIGFRGRCPNIEGFCTHLHDDPGRSWPCELSYEKEWRGEGEAAPAGVLDAIARNEGVDRFHSCGLCAVPLLERAGVHSLKIVGRGAETSRKVDAVRAVAAMREWGRANIPDASACARRGKDLYREIFGRPCRPENCYFPEFRPGEVR is encoded by the coding sequence ATGCTGATCCTGTCCCCCGCCGACAAGGCGTCGGAGGTCCCCGCGCTCGTATCCGCCGGCGCGGAGGAGTTGTACGCCGGTTACGTCCCGCCGTACTGGTCCGATGCGTTCGGACCGGTCGTCTCCTGCAACCGGCGCAGCTACGAGGAGGCGAACGCCGGCTCCCTAGATGAGCTGTTCGCCCTCGTCCACCAGGCGGCGGTGCTCGACGTCCCCGTCCACGTAGCCCTGAACGCTTCGCCGATCCCGGACGACATGATCCCGCCGCTGGTCGGGACGGCGGGGGAGCTTGCCGCGGGAGGGGTTCGTGGAGTGATCGTCTCGGACCTCGCGTTGCTGCTCTCCTTGCGGGATGCGAAGTTCCGGCGGCTGTCGCTGCACGCCAGCACGCTGTTTTCGGCCTTCAACGGGATGACGGTCGCGTTTCTCCGCAGGGCGGGGGCGGACCGGGTGATCCTGGCCCGGGAGCTTTCCACGGCCGATATCGCCGCCATGGCGCCGCTCGCGGGGGAGGCGCGCCTCGAAGTCATCGGATTCCGCGGGCGGTGCCCCAACATCGAGGGGTTCTGCACCCACCTGCACGACGATCCGGGCCGGAGCTGGCCGTGCGAGCTGTCGTACGAAAAGGAGTGGCGCGGGGAGGGGGAAGCGGCGCCCGCGGGCGTCCTGGACGCCATCGCACGGAACGAGGGGGTCGACCGGTTCCACTCGTGCGGGCTGTGCGCCGTCCCGCTCCTCGAGCGCGCCGGGGTCCACTCCCTGAAGATCGTCGGCAGAGGCGCGGAGACGTCGCGCAAGGTCGACGCGGTCCGCGCCGTCGCCGCGATGCGGGAGTGGGGGAGGGCGAACATCCCCGACGCGTCGGCGTGCGCCCGCCGGGGGAAGGATCTTTACCGGGAAATCTTCGGCCGCCCGTGCCGCCCGGAAAACTGCTACTTCCCCGAGTTCCGCCCGGGAGAGGTGCGATGA
- a CDS encoding right-handed parallel beta-helix repeat-containing protein encodes MTPRRAARILPILLACGIAACAGAGKMPGGRLPADGIALPIRGLAGDETWSGEVRIRGSVVVPRGVTLTIAPGTVVRFERIDVDGDGIGDSELYVEGNLLAEGTPGSPIRFTSAERNPSPRDWKYLFVNLSRRTVLSRCVSEYAFSGIQIHFSRATVTRSVFRRCVDGFRFSTAEGVFSRNRMTENVYGVRYEERNSTATLSRNVITGNKVGIFCVMESTGKVAIRENRIHGNADYDFKLGNRQRADIPAAGNWWGTTDPAAIRARIFDRGVEPDLGVVLFEPFLAAPPPDDGGYGT; translated from the coding sequence GTGACACCGCGCCGCGCCGCCCGCATCCTTCCCATCCTCCTCGCCTGCGGAATCGCCGCGTGCGCCGGGGCGGGGAAGATGCCGGGGGGGAGGCTCCCGGCCGACGGGATCGCCCTGCCGATCCGCGGGCTCGCGGGCGACGAGACGTGGAGCGGCGAAGTCCGCATCCGGGGGTCGGTCGTCGTCCCCCGCGGGGTCACGCTGACGATCGCGCCGGGCACCGTCGTCCGCTTCGAGAGGATCGACGTGGATGGAGACGGAATCGGCGATTCGGAGCTGTACGTCGAGGGGAACCTCCTGGCCGAGGGGACGCCGGGGAGTCCGATCCGGTTCACGTCGGCGGAGAGGAATCCGTCCCCGCGCGACTGGAAGTACCTGTTCGTCAACCTGAGCCGCAGGACGGTCCTCTCCCGGTGCGTGTCCGAGTACGCGTTCTCGGGAATCCAGATCCACTTCTCCCGCGCCACCGTCACCCGCTCCGTTTTCCGCCGGTGCGTGGACGGGTTCCGCTTCTCGACCGCGGAAGGGGTCTTCTCCAGGAACCGGATGACGGAGAACGTGTACGGGGTCCGTTACGAGGAGCGCAACTCCACCGCGACCCTGTCGCGCAACGTCATCACGGGGAACAAGGTCGGGATCTTCTGCGTGATGGAGTCGACGGGGAAGGTGGCGATCCGGGAGAACCGGATCCACGGGAACGCCGACTACGACTTCAAGCTGGGAAACCGCCAGCGGGCGGACATCCCGGCGGCGGGGAACTGGTGGGGTACGACCGACCCCGCCGCGATCCGCGCGCGGATCTTCGACCGGGGGGTGGAACCCGACCTCGGAGTAGTCCTCTTCGAGCCGTTCCTCGCGGCGCCGCCGCCGGACGACGGCGGGTACGGGACGTGA
- a CDS encoding carboxypeptidase regulatory-like domain-containing protein gives MRSSLSARARILAVSASCLLVVSCAGAPPAREAPVLSGRVTFRGAPVPGAVVTLLRTYDPAGKSASPSVRSSGDGGFRAEVRPGSYYVVAEGAYEGAPVFAFSGQNPVRLESGSRWLGMKAVPAEIPAMLPGKPGRGAVAAGELVFRGAPVENAYVYVYSSPDSLFKGMGMAMSAPTGPGGTFEIENLPESTYYLVARRRGEGGMTGPLEKGDLYGFYPGNPVYLKDATVTRLRLELVEKEKELAYSEVTSGTETVLRGKVVDRTGRPQAGVYAFVYDDRVFGHQRPYGHSGRTGPDGSFAIYLDRPGTFYLGARERFGDSPRPGERFGFYDGTPDHAVSAVAGIAREGLTVVVEPILPEGK, from the coding sequence ATGAGATCGAGCCTGTCCGCCCGCGCCCGGATTCTGGCGGTATCCGCGTCGTGCCTGCTGGTCGTTTCCTGCGCCGGCGCGCCGCCGGCGAGGGAGGCCCCGGTGCTTTCCGGGAGGGTCACTTTCCGCGGCGCGCCGGTACCCGGGGCCGTGGTGACGCTTCTCCGGACGTACGACCCGGCCGGCAAATCCGCGAGTCCATCGGTACGATCGTCGGGTGACGGAGGATTCCGGGCGGAAGTGCGGCCGGGGAGCTATTACGTGGTGGCGGAAGGCGCGTACGAGGGCGCCCCGGTGTTCGCCTTCTCCGGGCAGAACCCGGTGCGCCTCGAGTCCGGGTCGCGGTGGCTCGGGATGAAGGCGGTCCCGGCGGAAATTCCGGCGATGCTGCCCGGGAAGCCGGGGCGAGGCGCCGTGGCCGCCGGAGAGCTTGTCTTTCGCGGGGCGCCCGTGGAAAACGCATACGTGTACGTCTATTCCTCCCCGGACTCGCTCTTCAAGGGGATGGGAATGGCGATGAGCGCCCCCACGGGCCCGGGTGGGACGTTCGAGATCGAGAACCTTCCCGAGTCCACGTACTATCTCGTGGCGAGGAGACGCGGGGAAGGGGGGATGACCGGTCCGCTGGAGAAGGGGGACCTGTACGGGTTCTACCCGGGGAACCCTGTATATTTGAAGGATGCGACGGTGACCCGCCTGCGGCTGGAGCTGGTGGAAAAGGAGAAGGAGCTGGCCTACTCCGAGGTGACGTCGGGGACGGAGACCGTGCTGCGGGGGAAGGTGGTCGACCGGACCGGCAGGCCGCAGGCGGGAGTGTACGCGTTCGTGTACGACGACCGCGTCTTCGGGCACCAGCGCCCGTACGGCCATTCCGGGCGGACCGGCCCGGACGGGTCGTTCGCCATCTACCTGGACCGGCCCGGAACGTTCTACCTGGGCGCGCGGGAGCGGTTCGGCGACTCGCCCCGGCCCGGCGAGCGGTTCGGGTTCTACGACGGCACGCCGGACCACGCGGTGTCGGCCGTCGCGGGGATCGCCCGGGAAGGGTTGACGGTCGTGGTCGAGCCGATCCTTCCGGAGGGGAAGTGA
- a CDS encoding right-handed parallel beta-helix repeat-containing protein, whose protein sequence is MREANIAPLPLALAVAVLLSMAAAFPGHGKEIAGNRTYSGDLVVPRGETWKVLPGAEIRFRGGRWIVRGTLIVEGTEANPVRIVGDDAFDGLDVRGEADARFRHAVLSGGRRGAQLTGAAAGFREVRFEGNGVGLDVGQYARVRVDRCVFEGNARVGVLVKRGGAAEIAGSRFSGAGKAGVYAYGADNVSLRDCRFERNGTGLLAGMAGARVRVAKSVFHANGVGILAEKTAAPEVSGSEVTGNGTGFLFTRRAEGTVSGCRIEGNGTGARVEFSSYPVFRGNVFRGNRDAAVHLRHQSSEWEGEATEGDRDGASGPGAPFGPGGGSRGDFRPRDGAGGTASKGGPPGKRGGLTGTVDFRGNDWGESQPQVDAGGSVTGIRDGRVEPYFEYRGRRYRMDTVLLK, encoded by the coding sequence GTGAGGGAGGCGAACATCGCCCCGCTCCCCCTGGCGCTCGCCGTGGCGGTGCTGCTCTCGATGGCCGCCGCGTTCCCGGGCCACGGGAAGGAGATCGCGGGGAATCGGACGTATTCGGGAGATCTGGTCGTCCCCAGGGGGGAGACGTGGAAGGTGCTCCCGGGCGCGGAGATCCGGTTCCGTGGAGGGAGGTGGATCGTTCGCGGGACCCTGATCGTCGAGGGGACGGAGGCGAACCCAGTCCGCATCGTCGGAGACGACGCGTTCGACGGGCTCGACGTGCGCGGAGAGGCCGACGCCAGGTTCCGGCACGCCGTTCTCTCGGGCGGCAGGCGAGGGGCGCAGCTGACCGGCGCGGCGGCCGGATTCCGGGAGGTCCGCTTCGAGGGGAACGGGGTCGGGCTCGACGTCGGGCAGTACGCCAGGGTCCGGGTCGACCGGTGCGTATTCGAGGGGAACGCACGGGTCGGGGTGCTGGTCAAGCGCGGCGGCGCCGCGGAGATCGCAGGGAGCCGCTTCTCGGGGGCGGGGAAAGCGGGCGTATACGCGTACGGCGCCGACAACGTGTCGCTTCGCGACTGCCGGTTCGAGCGAAACGGAACGGGTCTCCTCGCGGGGATGGCGGGCGCGCGCGTCCGGGTCGCGAAGTCGGTCTTCCACGCGAACGGCGTCGGGATCCTCGCGGAGAAGACGGCGGCGCCCGAGGTGTCGGGATCCGAGGTCACGGGGAACGGCACGGGATTCCTGTTCACCCGAAGGGCGGAAGGGACCGTCTCCGGATGCCGCATCGAGGGGAACGGAACCGGCGCGCGGGTGGAGTTCTCCTCCTACCCCGTGTTCCGGGGGAACGTCTTCCGGGGGAACCGGGATGCGGCGGTGCATCTGCGGCACCAGTCGTCGGAGTGGGAAGGCGAGGCGACGGAAGGGGACCGGGACGGCGCGTCGGGTCCGGGGGCGCCGTTCGGGCCCGGCGGCGGGTCGCGCGGAGATTTCCGGCCGCGGGATGGCGCCGGGGGGACGGCATCGAAGGGAGGTCCTCCCGGGAAGAGGGGGGGGCTGACCGGTACGGTGGATTTCCGCGGGAACGACTGGGGTGAGTCGCAGCCCCAGGTGGACGCGGGTGGAAGCGTGACCGGGATCCGCGACGGGCGCGTGGAGCCGTACTTCGAATACAGGGGGAGGAGGTACCGGATGGACACGGTGCTGCTGAAATGA